One Nocardioides dongkuii genomic window, CGACGTCGACCGCGAGCGCCTTCAGCGGAGAGACGTAGAGGACCCGGCAGCGCTTCGTGCGGTCCTCGGGCACCGGCTCGGTGAGCAGCCGGTCGAGGCTCCACAGGAACGCACTGAGCGTCTTGCCGGAGCCGGTCGGCGCGACCACCAGCGCGTGCCGGCCCGCGCCGATCGCCTCCCAGGCCCCCGCCTGCGCCGGCGTGGGGGCCGCGAAGGCAGCGGCGAACCAGGTGCGGGTCGGCGCGCTGAACCGGGCGAGCGGGTCGGGCATGCCGCCAGTCTTGCCTACGGCACCGACAATCCGGTTGGCCCGACCGCCGCCGTCGCTGGGACCCTGTCCCGGTGCACCTCGTCCTCCTCTTCGGCCCGCAGGCCGTCGGCAAGCTCGCCGTCGGCCGTGAGCTCGCCGCCCGCACGCCGTACCGGCTCCTGCACAACCACGCGACGATCGAGCCCCTGCTCGAGGTCTTCGAGTACGGCGCACCGCCCTTCCGGACGCTGAACGAGGAGTTCCGGCGCCGGGTGGTCGAGGAGGCGCTCGCGGCCGGCCTGCCGGGCCTGGTGTTCACCTACGCCTGGGCGCTCGACGTCGCCGAGGACACGGCGTACCTCGAGGGGTTCGTCGAGCCGGTCCTGGCCGCGGGCGGTCGCGTCGACTTCGTCGAGCTTTACGCCGACGAGGCCACGCGGCTGGCCCGCGAGGGCACCCCGGTGCGCCTGGCCGCGAAGCCGTCGAAGCGCGACGTGGCCTGGGCGCGCGACCACCTCGTCGAGTGGGGGCAGCGCTACCGCCTCTCGACCGGGCCGGACGTGCCGTTCCCGCTCGAGCACCCCCACCTCCGGCTCGACACCACGCATGGCTCCGCCGCGGACACCGCCGAGGAGGTGATCCGCCGCCTCGACCTGCCCCGCTCCTGACCGGCGGTCACGGGGCACAGAGGGCGAAGCCGTCGCCGTCGAAGGCGAGGCTGGAGGCGGTGGAGGCGTCGCCGGTCCCGTAGTCGTGGTCGATGCGCACCAGCGGCCCGTCGGTCTCCACGTCCCACGTCGCGTCCTGGGTGAACGGACCGCCGCTCGCGAGCAGGGGCTCGCCCTCCAACCAGGCCTCGCGCGCCGTCGCGTCGGCCTTCGCAGCGTCGTCGTCGGCGAAGGCGAGCACCGTCGTGGTGGTCCCCGCGTCGTCACCGTGGACGAAGAACCCGGTGGCGTCCGGCCGGCCCAGGTCCTCGAGCCCGGAGGCCGCGTTCAGCTGCTCGGTCTCCTCGGGGCTCAGCGGCCCGTCCTCGTAGACGGCGCCGCAGTCGATGTCGCGCCGCAGGTGCGCGAACTCCGCGTCGTCGGCCGCGTCCACCACCTCGTCGAGGTCCTCGGCGTCCAGGACGGAGTCCCCGTCGTCGGTGATCACCTCCAGCACGGCCTCGGGGTCCGGGCTGACGATGATCAGGTGCTCGTCGGGCACCAGCACCGGGCTCATCATGACCTCGACCGGGTAGCGCCGCCCGTCCGAGCTCGCCGCGCCGAGGCTGCTGCGCAGGTGCCGACCGCCGTCCTCCTCGGTCTCCTCGTAGCCGGCCGCCACCATGTCGTCGGCGACCTCGTCGAGGTCGACGTCGTCGTCGATCCTCCAGACGACCCACATCCCGTCGTCGCCCTGGGCGCTGACCTCCCACTCGAGGTCGAGATCGCTGAACGCCGCCTCCTGCATCTGGGGGAGGTAGTCGGTCAACGTGGTCGTGGCGGCCATCGACTCCCGGAGCCCCTCCAGGTAGCGGTCGACGTCCTCCTCGTCGGCGCCGGTCTCGACGTCGTCGATCTCCAGCCGCTCGGCGGCGGCGGCCCGGCCGACGTACGTGACCGAGGTGGCGGTGTCCGGGACGACGTCCAGCGCCTCCTCCAGGTCCGCGGAGGGCGAGGAGGGGGAGGAGTCGGAGGAGGAGTCGGAGAGCAGGCTGCACCCGGTGACCGGACAGGCGGTGGACAGGACGAGGGCGGCGATCGCGGTACGGCGCATGAGGGCCATCGTGTCGCTCCGGTACCGGATCCAAACCCCTCGGCGCGCATGCGCGGCGATTCCGGCGGGTGCGCGCATAGGGTGCTTCCGTGCCCGACACCTCGGTCGACCCGGACTCCATGATCCGGGCTCGCGGCCTCCGCAAGTCCTTCGGCAAGGCCGGCGAGACGTTCGAGGCGGTGCGGGGCATCGACCTCGACGTACGCCGGGGCGAGGCGTTCGGGTTCCTCGGGCCCAACGGCGCCGGCAAGTCCTCGACGATGCGGATGATCGCGGCGGTCTCGCCGGTCAGCGACGGCGAGCTGCGGATCCTCGGGATGGACCCCGCCACCGAGGGGCCCGCGATCCGCGGCCGGCTGGGCGTCTGCCCGCAGGAGGACACCCTCGACGTCGAGCTGAACGTCCGCGACAACCTCTACATCTACGGCCGCTACTTCGGGATCCCGAAGGCGGAGGTCAACGACCGGGTCGACGAGCTGCTGGAGTTCGTCCAGCTCACCGAGAAGGCGCGCGCCAAGGTCGACGACCTCTCCGGCGGCATGAAGCGCCGCCTGACGATCGCGCGCAGCCTGGTCAACCGTCCCGAGCTGCTGCTGCTCGACGAGCCGACCACCGGCCTGGACCCCCAGGCCCGGCACGTGCTCTGGGACCGGCTGTTCCGGCTCAAGCAGGCCGGGGTGACCCTGGTGCTCACCACGCACTACATGGACGAGGCCGAGCAGCTCTGCGACCGGCTCGTGGTCATGGACAAGGGGCTGATCGTCGCGGAGGGCTCCCCGCTGGAGCTGATCCGGGCGCACTCGACCCGGGAGGTCGCCGAGCTCCGGTTCGGCCTCGCCGAGGAGGGCGCGAGCCACGACACGATCGCGGAGAAGGTCGCCGACCTCGGCGAGCGGGTGGAGGTGCTGCCCGACCGGCTGCTGGTCTACAGCGAGGACGGCGAGGAGGTCGTCGCCAAGGTCCACGAGCGCGGCCTGACCCCGATCGCGGTCCTGGTCCGCCGCTCCTCCCTCGAGGACGTCTTCCTGCGGCTCACCGGCCGCACCCTGGTCGACTGATGGCCGACCTCGCGCTCCGCGACGGGCTCAGCCGCCAGGTCGACTACTGGTGGACGGTCTACCGCCGCACCTGGCGCTCCTCGGTCGTCTCCTCGTTCCTCTCCCCGCTGCTGTACGTCGTGGCGATGGGCGTGCTGCTCGGCGGCTTCGTCGACGCCGACCCCGACACGCTCGAGGGCGCCCCGTCGTACCTCGCGTTCGTGGTGCCCGGGCTGGTCGCCGCCCACGCCATGCAGACCGCGGTGGGGGAGACGACGTACCCGGTGATGGGGCTGATCAAGTGGCAGCGGGTCTACGACTCGATGCTGGCCACGCCGCTGCAGGTCCAGCACCTGGTCGCCTCGACGCTGGGGTTCGTGGCCTTCCGGCTGATCACCACGTGCGGGGTCTACATGCTGGTGCTCGCGCCGTTCGGCGTCTTCGAGTCCTGGTGGGGGCCGTTCCTGGCGTTCGGGGCGCAGGTGCTCACCGGCATGGTCTTCGCGGTCTGGGTCTACGGGTTCACCGCCCGCCTCCACAACGAGGAGGCGTTCGGCGTGCTGTTCCGGCTCGGGGTGTTCCCGCTGTTCCTCTTCTCGGGGGCGTTCTTCCCGGTCGACAACCTCGGGGAGGTCGGCGCCTGGGCGGCCCGGATCACCCCGCTCTGGCACGGCGTCAACCTGTCCCGGATGTTCTGCCTGGACCACGTCACCTGGTGGGTCGCCGGCGTCAACGTGCTGGTGCTGGTCGTGCTGCTCGTCGTCGGCTGGGCCTGGGCGCTCACCGGCCTGCGGAAACGGCTGGTCTGGTGAGCACCGCGCACTCGCCGCTGACCTCGACGCAGGCCCTGCGCCTGCTCGTGCTGCGCAACTACCTCGTCTACCGCGACTCCTGGAAGCTCTTCCTGACCGGCTTCCTCGAGCCGGTGCTCTACCTGTTCTCGATCGGCCTCGGCGTCGGCCAGCTCATCGAGACCTTCGAGTTCAACGGCGAGACGATCCCGTACGCCGAGTTCGTCGCGCCGGCGATGCTCGCGGCGTCCGCGTTCAACGGGGCGCTGCTCGACTCGACGTTCAACGTCTTCTTCAAGCTGAAGTTCATCAAGCTCTACGACCAGATCCTGGCGACCCCGCTCACGACCGGCGACGTCGCGCGCGCGGAGATCGTCTGGGGCCAGCTGCGTGGCGGGTCGTACTCCGCGGCGTTCCTGCTGGTGATGCTGGCGCTGGGGCTGATCGACTCGTGGTGGGCGGTGCTCGCGCTGCCCGCGGCGCTGCTCATCGGGTTCGCCTTCAGCGCCGTGTGCATGGCGCTCACGACGTACATGACGTCCTGGCAGGACTTCGACAAGGTCACCCTGGTGCAGGTGCCGCTGTTCCTGTTCTCCGCGACCTTCTTCCCGATCACCGCCTTCGACGGGTGGCTGCGGTGGGTGGTGGAGTGCACCCCGCTCTACCGCGGCGTGGTGCTGTGCCGCGAGCTCACCACCGGGGCGCTGTCGTGGTCCTCGGCCGTGTCGGTCGTCTACCTGGTGCTGATGGGCCTGGCCGGGCTGTACGTCGTGCGCCGGCGCCTGGACGCGCTGCTGCTGACCTGAGCGCTCCCGGGTCGCCGGCACCGCTGGCGCGATGTCGGGGGAGGTTGGCAGCCGGCCGCGTGGCCGGCACCGCCGGGCTCGGCCAGGATCGCCTCATGAGCGCGATCGAGCCCGACACCAAGGACTGGACCTGGGTCCTGGAGCGCCCGTGCCCCGCGTGCGGGTACGACGCCGGCACGCTCGACCGGACCACGCTCGGCGCCCGGCTGCGGCGCGACGCCGCGGGCTGGCCGGCGCTGCTCGCCGCGCCCGACGCGGCGGTGCGGCCTGCGCCGGGGGTGTGGTCGGTGCTGGAGTACGGCTGCCACGTCCGCGACGTGCACGGGGTCTTCGGGGAGCGGGTCGCGCTGATGCTGGCGCAGGACGACCCGGTGTTCGGGAGCTGGGACCAGGACGAGGCGGCGCTCGACGGGCGCTACCAGCTCCAGCACCCCGCGACGGTCGCCCGCGAGCTGATGACGGCCGCCGACACCGTGGCCGCGGCGTACGACGCGGTGCCGGGCGACGCCTGGGGGCGGCGGGGGAGGCGCAGCGACGGCAGCGTCTTCACGGTCGAGACCCTCGGCCGCTACCACCTGCACGACGTCGTCCACCACGCCCACGACGTGCGGGCCGCGGCGGCCGCGGTGGACGACGTGCTCGGTCCGCTGCGGGAGCGTTTCGCGGCGATGGTGGGGGCGGGCGGCCGGGTGCTCGAGATCGGCAGCGGGGCCGGCCGGGACGCGGCCGCGCTGGAGGCGCTCGGGCTCGCGGTGCGCCGTACCGACGTCGCGCCGGGCCTCGTCGAGCTGCTGTGCGCCGACGGCCACGACGCCGACGTGCTCGACCCGCTGGTCGACGACCTGGACGACCCGCGGCGCCCCGGCACGCCGTACGACGGGGTGCGGGCGAGCGCCTCGCTGCTGCACGTCGCGCGCGCCGACCTGCCCGTCGTCCTCGCCCGGCTCGCCGCGGCGACCCGGCCCGGGGGAGCGCTGCACCTCTCGGTCAAGCAGGGCGACGGCGAGGGCTGGTCGACCCACGGGTCGGTGCCCGCGCCGCGCCGGTTCACCTCCTGGCGCGCGGACGCCCTGGCGGCCGTGGTCGCCGGCGCGGGCTGGGAGGTCGCTGCGCAGGAGGAGCGCGAGGGGCAGCGCGGCGAGACCTGGCACCAGGTGCTGGCCCGGCGTCGCTGACGCGACCACGGGACGTACCCTCGGCGGCGTGAGGCACACGGAGTTCTGGTCGCGGCTGGACGCGGCGCTCGGGCCGGCGTACTCCCGGACCTGGGCGGAGCGGCTGGTGATGAGCGAGCTGGGCGGGCGGACCGCGCAGGAGGCGCTGGACGCCGGCGTACCTCCCAAGGAGGTGTGGGCCGTGGTCTGGGCGGTCCTCGAGCTCCCGCCGCAGGACCGCTGAGCCCCTCCCGAGGGGGCGCGACACGCCCACGCGTCGGGTCCGCCATCGAACACGTGTTCGGGCTAGGCTGGGTCCACAGGTACGACGCGGGGCGGCTTCATCCACAGCTCTCGGCAGCGCTGAGCAGGCGCTGTCGGTGGGTCGCCCTAACGTCGCCGAGGTACCTGACACCCGACGACAGAGAGAAGGCCCGGCCATGGCTGGAGACCGCGACAAGGCGCTCGACGCAGCGCTGCTCAACATCGAGAAGCAGTTCGGCAAGGGGTCGGTCATGCGGCTCGGTGACGAGACCCGGGCCCCGCTCGAGGTGATCCCCACGGGCTCGATCGCCCTCGACGTCGCCCTCGGCCTGGGCGGCCTGCCGCGCGGCCGAGTGGTCGAGGTCTACGGCCCGGAGTCCTCCGGAAAGACGACCGTCGCCCTGCACGCGGTGGCCAACGCCCAGCGGGCCGGTGGCATCGTCGCGTTCATCGACGCCGAGCACGCGCTCGACCCCGACTACGCGGCGGCCCTCGGCGTCGACACCGACGCCCTGCTGGTCTCCCAGCCCGACTCCGGTGAGCAGGCGCTCGAGATCGCCGACATGCTGGTCCGCTCGGGTGCGCTGGCGCTCATCGTCATCGACTCCGTGGCGGCGCTCGTGCCCCGCGCCGAGATCGAGGGCGAGATGGGCGACAGCCACGTCGGCCTGCAGGCCCGGCTGATGAGCCAGGCGCTGCGCAAGATGACCGGTGCGCTGAACAACTCCCAGACCACCGCGATCTTCATCAACCAGCTGCGCGAGAAGATCGGCGTGATGTTCGGCTCGCCGGAGACCACGACCGGTGGCCGGGCGCTGAAGTTCTACTCCTCGGTCCGCCTCGACGTGCGCCGCATCGAGACGCTCAAGGACGGCACCGACATGGTCGGCAACCGCACCCGCGTCAAGGTCGTCAAGAACAAGGTCGCGCCGCCGTTCAAGCAGGCCGAGTTCGACATCATGTACGGCCAGGGCATCAGCCGCGAGGGCGGGCTCATCGACGTCGGCGTCGAGGCGGGCATCGTCCGCAAGGCCGGCGCCTGGTACACCTACGACGGCGACCAGCTCGGCCAGGGCAAGGAGAACTCCCGCAAGTTCCTCCGCGACAACCCCGACCTCGCCGACGAGCTCGAGAAGAAGATCCTCGAGAAGCTCGGCGTGGGCCCGCAGGTCGACAAGGAGGTCGCGGCGGAGCTGCCGGGCGACCCGATCGGTGTCGACGACTTCTGAGCCGGACCCCGTGCGCGAGGACCGTCCCGCCCCGTCCTGGGCCGGCGACGTCACCGCCGGGGTGGATGCCTGGACGCGACGTGCGTCCGGGCCCGCCCCGGCGGCGCCCGCCCCGGACGCTCCGCCACCGCCCGACCGGGCCGCGCAGGGGCCGGACGCCGACCCCGAGTCGGTGGCCCGCACGATCCTGCTCGACCAGCTCACCGGCCGGGCGCGGAGCCGGCGCGAGCTGAGCGACAAGCTCGCGTCCAAGAACGTCCCGCCGGAGCTGGCGACCCGCCTCCTCGACCGGTTCGAGGAGGTCGGCCTGGTCGACGACGAGGCGTTCGCGCGGGCGTGGGTGGCCGGCCGCGGCTCGGGGCCGGGCAGCTCCAAGCGGCTCGCCCGGCGCGCGCTCGCCCAGGAGCTGCGGCGCAAGGGCGTCGACGACGAGGTCGCCCGCGAGGCCCTCGACGAGATCGACCCGGCCGAGGAGGAGGAGGCGGCCCGCGCCCTGGTCCGCAAGAAGCTGCGCTCCCTGAGCCGCGTCGACGACGTGGTCGCCACCCGCCGGCTGGTCGGCATGCTCGCCCGCAAGGGCTACGGCTCCGGGCTGGCGTTCGCGGTCGTCAGGGACGAGCTGGCACAGGCCGGCCGCGACGGGGTCGAGGAGTACTGAGCGTCGTCGTGGGTCACCATGCAGGGGTGACCGACGAGCGCGAGACGCTGACGTACGAGCAGTTCGGGGTCGCCGTGCGCGACCTGGCCCAGCAGGTGGTGGACTCCGGGTACGAGCCGGACATGGTGCTCTCGATCGCCCGCGGTGGCCTGGGGCTCGGCATGGGGCTCGGCTACGCCCTGGACGTCAAGAACCTCTCGGCGATCAACGTCGAGTTCTACACCGGCGTCGACGAGCGGCTCGAGGTCCCGATCATGCTGCCGCCGACCCCGTCGGCGGTGGACCTCGCCGGGTTGCGGGTCCTGATCGCCGACGACGTCGCCGACTCCGGCCGGACGCTCGAGATCGTCCAGGACTTCTGCGCCGACCACGTGGCCGAGGCACGCTCCGCGGTCATCTACGAGAAGCCCCGGACGGTCGTGCACGCCGACTACGTCTGGCGCCGCACCGACCTCTGGATCGAGTTCCCCTGGTCCGTGCAGCCGCCCCTGGTCGACCGACGCGGCGGGCAGGCCCACTGATGACCGCGACCAGCACGGACACCAGCACGGGCGGCGCCCTGCGGCTTCCCGGGGGGCCGGTCGACCTCGCGGCGCTGGCCACCGACGCGACACCGGGGTTCTCGCACGGCAAGAAGGCCGGCAAGGCGGCGCTCGCCGCGCTCGGCGGCGAGCTCGCCGACCTCCAGGAGCGGCTCTGGGCCGAGGGCCGGACCGGCGCGAAGCGGCGGGTCCTGCTGGTCCTGCAGGGCATGGACACCGCCGGCAAGGGCGGGGTGCTGCGGCACGCCGTGGGCCTCGTCGATCCCCAGGGCGTGCGGATCACCTCCTTCAAGGCGCCGACCGAGGAGGAGGCCGCCCAGGACTTCCTCTGGCGCATCGAGCGCGCCCTCCCCGACGCCGGCTACCTCGGTGTCTTCGACCGGTCCCACTACGAGGACGTGCTGATCGCCCGGGTCCGGTCGCTGGCGCCGCCCGAGGAGATCGAGCGCCGCTACGGCGCGATCGTCGACTTCGAGCGCCGGCTCGTGGAGCAGGGCACGACGGTGGTCAAGTGCATGCTGCACATCTCGCCGGAGAAGCAGAAGGAGCGGCTCCTGGCCCGGCTCGACGACCCCACCAAGCAGTGGAAGTACAACCCCGGCGACGTCGACGAGCGGGCCCGCTGGAGCGACTACCAGACGGCGTACGAGGTGGCGTTGGAGCGCACCCACACCGAGGAGGCGCCCTGGCACGTCGTCCCGAGCGACCGCAAGTGGTACCGCAACCTGGCGATCGGCCGGCTGCTGCTCGAGACGCTTCGCGGGCTCGACCCCCAGTGGCCCGAGGTCGACTACGGCGTGACGCACGAACGGGCCAGGCTCACGGGCGAAAAGCCCGCGGCCTGACCCGTCCGGTCAGCGGTCGGTCGAGGTCGGCGGCTCAGAGCCGGTAGGTCGAGCCCTTGATCGTGGAGCTCGCGAACTTGCGCGAGCCCTTGAACACGATCTTCCAGTGGAACCGGCCGTTCCGGGGCGCCGGCAGCACCATGCTGAAGCGGCCCTTCTTGTTGGACTTGAGCGCCTTGAACTTCTTGTACTTCTTGCCCTGCTTCTTGAGCACGGTGATCTTGGTCTTGTCCTTCGGCTTCACCTTGCCCTTGAAGCCGGCCTTGCGGCCGGTGAGGCCGCCGATCTCGATCTTGCGCTGCACCTTGACGGCGATGGCGGCGGACGAGGCGGCGTAGGTCGCGTCGCCGCTGTAGAGGACGCGGTAGGTGGCGTTGCCCGCGGCCTTGACGGACTCGTACATGTAGGCGGTGCTGGAGGTGGCGACCGTCGTCCAGGAGGACTGGCCGGCGAGCTGGCGCTGGAGGGTGAGCGACCCGTCGAAGACCTGGTTGCCCGCGGGGTCGACCACGTTGATCCCGGCGGACAGGGAGTCACCGAACTCCAGCGGGGAGCTGACGGAGTAGATGAACGGCCGCTCCGCGTAGGCCGACACGATGCGGGTGGCGGTGGCCGCCGAGGCGGGCGAGGCGGAGGTCGCCACGAGGGACGCCATGGGGGCGACCAGGGCGGTGGAGATGACGGCGGCCAGAAGGCGTCGTACGCGCACGGCGATGGTTCCTGTTCTCGAGGGTGGGAGTGGACGGCGTCCCGAGCCGCAGGCGGAGAACTACCCCGCCGGGTATCGGTTAAACGCCGATCCTCATCCGGTTAGGGTCATCGCGTGATCCCGACCGTGCCCGTGACGCGCTACGTCACCCCGCTGCGCGAGGGCGGCAGCCTCCCGGGCATTGTCGAGGCCGCGGACCTGGGCACCTACGTGTGCAAGTTCCGCGGCGCCGGCCAGGGCGTCCGGGTGCTCGTCGCGGAGACGATCGTGGCGGACCTGGCGCGCCGGATCGGGCTGCGCACCCCGCGGCTCGTCGCGCTCGACCTCGGCCCCGAGATCGCCCGCTACGAGGCCGATGAGGAGGTGCAGGACCTGCTGGTGGCGAGCGTCGGGCTCAACCTCGGCGTCGACTTCCTCCCCGGGTCCTTCGGGTACGACGGCGACGTGCCGACCGGCCCCGAGGAAGCCGCGCGGGTGCTGTGGCTCGACGCGTTCTGCGCGAACGTCGACCGCTCCTGGCGCAACCCCAACCTGCTGGTCTGGCACGGCGAGCTGTGGGTGATCGACCACGGGGCGTCGCTGTACTTCCACCACGGCTGGCCCGGCGGCTCGCTGGCCAAGGACGGCGCGGCCGAGCGGTTCGCGGCGCAGCCGTGGGACCTGGGCGACCACGTCCTCGAGCGGTACGCCGGGGGCCTGGCCGCCGCCGACGCCGACGTGCGGGAGCGGCTCTCCGCGGACGACCTCCCCGAGGTGCTGTCCCTGGTCCCGGACGCGTGGCTGGGACCGGTCCCCGGCGCCGAGACGCCGGACGCCGTGCGGGCG contains:
- a CDS encoding AAA family ATPase, whose protein sequence is MHLVLLFGPQAVGKLAVGRELAARTPYRLLHNHATIEPLLEVFEYGAPPFRTLNEEFRRRVVEEALAAGLPGLVFTYAWALDVAEDTAYLEGFVEPVLAAGGRVDFVELYADEATRLAREGTPVRLAAKPSKRDVAWARDHLVEWGQRYRLSTGPDVPFPLEHPHLRLDTTHGSAADTAEEVIRRLDLPRS
- a CDS encoding ABC transporter ATP-binding protein, which translates into the protein MPDTSVDPDSMIRARGLRKSFGKAGETFEAVRGIDLDVRRGEAFGFLGPNGAGKSSTMRMIAAVSPVSDGELRILGMDPATEGPAIRGRLGVCPQEDTLDVELNVRDNLYIYGRYFGIPKAEVNDRVDELLEFVQLTEKARAKVDDLSGGMKRRLTIARSLVNRPELLLLDEPTTGLDPQARHVLWDRLFRLKQAGVTLVLTTHYMDEAEQLCDRLVVMDKGLIVAEGSPLELIRAHSTREVAELRFGLAEEGASHDTIAEKVADLGERVEVLPDRLLVYSEDGEEVVAKVHERGLTPIAVLVRRSSLEDVFLRLTGRTLVD
- a CDS encoding ABC transporter permease, with the protein product MADLALRDGLSRQVDYWWTVYRRTWRSSVVSSFLSPLLYVVAMGVLLGGFVDADPDTLEGAPSYLAFVVPGLVAAHAMQTAVGETTYPVMGLIKWQRVYDSMLATPLQVQHLVASTLGFVAFRLITTCGVYMLVLAPFGVFESWWGPFLAFGAQVLTGMVFAVWVYGFTARLHNEEAFGVLFRLGVFPLFLFSGAFFPVDNLGEVGAWAARITPLWHGVNLSRMFCLDHVTWWVAGVNVLVLVVLLVVGWAWALTGLRKRLVW
- a CDS encoding ABC transporter permease gives rise to the protein MSTAHSPLTSTQALRLLVLRNYLVYRDSWKLFLTGFLEPVLYLFSIGLGVGQLIETFEFNGETIPYAEFVAPAMLAASAFNGALLDSTFNVFFKLKFIKLYDQILATPLTTGDVARAEIVWGQLRGGSYSAAFLLVMLALGLIDSWWAVLALPAALLIGFAFSAVCMALTTYMTSWQDFDKVTLVQVPLFLFSATFFPITAFDGWLRWVVECTPLYRGVVLCRELTTGALSWSSAVSVVYLVLMGLAGLYVVRRRLDALLLT
- a CDS encoding methyltransferase domain-containing protein, giving the protein MSAIEPDTKDWTWVLERPCPACGYDAGTLDRTTLGARLRRDAAGWPALLAAPDAAVRPAPGVWSVLEYGCHVRDVHGVFGERVALMLAQDDPVFGSWDQDEAALDGRYQLQHPATVARELMTAADTVAAAYDAVPGDAWGRRGRRSDGSVFTVETLGRYHLHDVVHHAHDVRAAAAAVDDVLGPLRERFAAMVGAGGRVLEIGSGAGRDAAALEALGLAVRRTDVAPGLVELLCADGHDADVLDPLVDDLDDPRRPGTPYDGVRASASLLHVARADLPVVLARLAAATRPGGALHLSVKQGDGEGWSTHGSVPAPRRFTSWRADALAAVVAGAGWEVAAQEEREGQRGETWHQVLARRR
- a CDS encoding DUF3046 domain-containing protein codes for the protein MRHTEFWSRLDAALGPAYSRTWAERLVMSELGGRTAQEALDAGVPPKEVWAVVWAVLELPPQDR
- the recA gene encoding recombinase RecA, with product MAGDRDKALDAALLNIEKQFGKGSVMRLGDETRAPLEVIPTGSIALDVALGLGGLPRGRVVEVYGPESSGKTTVALHAVANAQRAGGIVAFIDAEHALDPDYAAALGVDTDALLVSQPDSGEQALEIADMLVRSGALALIVIDSVAALVPRAEIEGEMGDSHVGLQARLMSQALRKMTGALNNSQTTAIFINQLREKIGVMFGSPETTTGGRALKFYSSVRLDVRRIETLKDGTDMVGNRTRVKVVKNKVAPPFKQAEFDIMYGQGISREGGLIDVGVEAGIVRKAGAWYTYDGDQLGQGKENSRKFLRDNPDLADELEKKILEKLGVGPQVDKEVAAELPGDPIGVDDF
- a CDS encoding regulatory protein RecX translates to MREDRPAPSWAGDVTAGVDAWTRRASGPAPAAPAPDAPPPPDRAAQGPDADPESVARTILLDQLTGRARSRRELSDKLASKNVPPELATRLLDRFEEVGLVDDEAFARAWVAGRGSGPGSSKRLARRALAQELRRKGVDDEVAREALDEIDPAEEEEAARALVRKKLRSLSRVDDVVATRRLVGMLARKGYGSGLAFAVVRDELAQAGRDGVEEY
- a CDS encoding phosphoribosyltransferase → MTDERETLTYEQFGVAVRDLAQQVVDSGYEPDMVLSIARGGLGLGMGLGYALDVKNLSAINVEFYTGVDERLEVPIMLPPTPSAVDLAGLRVLIADDVADSGRTLEIVQDFCADHVAEARSAVIYEKPRTVVHADYVWRRTDLWIEFPWSVQPPLVDRRGGQAH
- a CDS encoding PPK2 family polyphosphate kinase yields the protein MTATSTDTSTGGALRLPGGPVDLAALATDATPGFSHGKKAGKAALAALGGELADLQERLWAEGRTGAKRRVLLVLQGMDTAGKGGVLRHAVGLVDPQGVRITSFKAPTEEEAAQDFLWRIERALPDAGYLGVFDRSHYEDVLIARVRSLAPPEEIERRYGAIVDFERRLVEQGTTVVKCMLHISPEKQKERLLARLDDPTKQWKYNPGDVDERARWSDYQTAYEVALERTHTEEAPWHVVPSDRKWYRNLAIGRLLLETLRGLDPQWPEVDYGVTHERARLTGEKPAA
- a CDS encoding HipA family kinase; this encodes MIPTVPVTRYVTPLREGGSLPGIVEAADLGTYVCKFRGAGQGVRVLVAETIVADLARRIGLRTPRLVALDLGPEIARYEADEEVQDLLVASVGLNLGVDFLPGSFGYDGDVPTGPEEAARVLWLDAFCANVDRSWRNPNLLVWHGELWVIDHGASLYFHHGWPGGSLAKDGAAERFAAQPWDLGDHVLERYAGGLAAADADVRERLSADDLPEVLSLVPDAWLGPVPGAETPDAVRAAYVDFLTARLATRQWLPGAA